The Nitrospirota bacterium genome contains the following window.
CCGGAAGCGCTTTCTCGACCGGCTTTCGGGCATTACCGACCCCGAGCGGAAAAGGAAGATCATCGGCAACGAGTTCATCGTCGTCTTCGAGGAGGAGGCGAAGAAGATCACCGATGCCGAATTCCTGGCCCAGGGGACCCTCTACCCCGATGTCATCGAGAGCGTCTCCTTCAAAGGCCCTTCGGCGGTCATCAAGAGCCACCATAATGTGGGCGGCCTGCCCGAGGTGATGAAGCTCCAGCTCGTCGAGCCGCTGCGGGAGCTGTTCAAGGATGAGGTGCGGGTGATGGGTATCGAGCTCGGCCTGCCCGAAGAGATCTGCTGGCGGCATCCCTTCCCGGGCCCCGGCCTCGCGATACGGTGCATCGGCGATATCACGTTCGAAAAGCTCGAGATCCTGAGGGAAGCGGACGCCATCGTCCTCGAAGAGATAAAGGCTGCCGGGCTCTACCGGGACATCTGGCAGGCCTTCGCCGTCATCCTTCCGGTAAAGACGGTGGGCGTGATGGGCGACGAGCGGACCTACGACTACGCTGTTGCGGTGCGCGCCGTTACGAGCCTCGACGGGATGACCGCCGACTGGGCGAAGATCCCCTATGAGGTGATGGGAAGGATCTCGAACAGGATCATCAATGAGGTGAAGGGCGTCAACCGGGTCGTCTACGACATCACCTCGAAGCCTCCCGGAACCATCGAGTGGGAGTAACGACCGTAATACGTGATTCGTGATGAGTAATGAGTAATGAACAAAGACTGACTAAGAGCGTTCAGCACAATGAGATCGTATGCTGCAGGAGTGCCACTCCTCTGCCTCCGGCGGATAGGGAGTCCCTCCTGAGGCAGGGAAAGATTCCGGACTAGCCGGAATGACAGTCTTTTGTTTTGCTGGGTACTTTTAGCACGCTCTTTCGCCCGTCACGCATCACGCATTACACATTACGATATATGGACCTGAAGGCATATCTCAAGGAAAGAAAAGCCCTCGTCGACTCGTTTCTCGACGCCTACTTCGCATCGCCCCTGGCGCCCAGGGCGCTGCAGGATTCAATCGTCTACTCTCTCTCGGCAGGAGGGAAAAGGGTCAGGCCTATTCTCTGCCTCGCTGCTTACGAAGCCTGCGGCGGCGCAGCCTCTTCGATCGTTTCCTGCGCATCGGCGCTCGAGATGATCCACACCTACTCGCTCATCCATGACGACCTGCCGGCCATGGACAATGACGACCTGCGGCGCGGCAAGCCGACGAACCACAAGGTCTTCGGGGAAGGGATGGCGATCCTTGCCGGAGACGGGCTCCTTACCGAGGCGTTTTACCTTCTGTCCGGCAGCCGGATGCCCTCGTCTCAGCTGCCGCCGGCAGTGCTGCTCGCCGTGATCGGCGAGGTCGCGCAGGCTGCCGGTATTCAGGGAATGGTGGGGGGGCAGGCCCAGGACCTTCTCTCTGAGAATGCCGAGCCCGATGCCGAGACGCTCGCGTATATCCATATGCACAAGACCGCGGCGCTGCTCGCAGCTTCGGTGCGTATAGGAGGCATGATGGCCTCTGCGTCGGAGCCGCAGCTCTCCGGCCTGACCGCCTATGGAAAGAGCATCGGCCTCGCCTTCCAGGTGGTGGATGATATCCTCGATATCGAAGGCGCGACCGAGGTGCTCGGAAAGCCGCAGGGGTCGGACGAGAAAAAGAAGAAGATGACCTATCCCCGGCTTTACGGTATCGAGGCATCGCGGGAGAAGGCGCGCGGGCTCGTCAACGATGCCCTCCGGTCGCTCGAGGTCTTCGATGCAAAGGCCGACCCCCTGAGGGAGATTGCCCGCTATCTCCTCGTGCGAAAGAGCTGACCGCCCCTGATCACCGACTTCAGCCGAGCCCTGATCGTGTCTGCCGCAAACGGATAAAATCGCGGAAGTTGGTTTATAATATGAAGTAACACTTGATAACTGCTCACAATCCGTAGCGATAAGGGATCGGACTAAATATCATGCTTTTAGAAAAGATAGAATCCCCTCTCGATATAAAGTCATTCACCAGTGAGGAGCTGCATACCCTTGCCGAGGAGTTGCGGAGCAGCATCCTCGAACGGGTCTCCCTCAACGGCGGGCACCTCGCATCGAATCTGGGCGTTGTCGAGCTCACGATCGCGCTGCATTATGTCTTCAGCTCTCCCGAAGACAAGATCGTATGGGATGTCGGGCATCAGTCCTACTCCCACAAGCTGCTGACCGGACGCTTCACCGCCTTCCCCACGATCAGGAGGCACAAGGGCATCTCGGGCTTCCCCAGGATCGTAGAGAGCCCCCACGATGTGTTCGGGACCGGACACAGCTCCACCTCCATCTCCGCAGCCCTCGGCATCGCCGAAGGGCGGGACAGAAAGGGCGAGCGGTTCAAGGTGATTGCCGTCATCGGCGACGGCGCCCTCACCTCGGGGCTCGCCTTCGAGGGGCTCAACCAGGCAGGCCATCTGAGGAAGGACCTCATCGTCATTCTCAATGACAACGAAATGTCCATTGCGCAGAACGTCGGCGCGCTCTCCAATTACCTGAGCAGGGTGCTGACCGGCACGTTCTATCAGAAGTTCAAGAAAGAGACGAAGGCCTTTCTCGAAGGCATCCCCCGCATCGGCGGATCGGTGGCGAAGATCGCCCAGAAGGCCGAGGGGAGCCTCAAGGGCTTCTTCCTCCCCGGCGGTCTCTTCGAGGACCTGGGGTTCAACTACGTCGGTCCCATCGACGGGCATGACCTCCCCCTGCTCATCGAGACGATGCAGCGGATCAAGAGCGCCGGCGAGCCGATCCTCATCCATGTGGTCACGAAGAAAGGGAAGGGGTATAAATATTCGGAAGAAGACCCGTGCGTCTATCATGGGACCGGCCCCTTCGAGGTCGATACCGGCGTGGTGAACAGCCAGAAGCCCTCCTCCGAGGCTCGTACGCTCGATTCCTGCGTTTCGTTCAGCGATGCCTTCGGCCACGCCCTCACCGAGATCGCCCTCGGGGATGAGCGGGTGATCGCCATCAGCGCTGCGATGAAGGAAGGCACCGGTCTGGGCGGGTTTGCGGAGCGCTTCCCGGAGCGGTTTTACGATGTGGGCATAGCGGAGCCGCATGCCGTCACCTTTGCCGCAGGGCTCGCGACGCAGGGGCTGCGTCCGGTGGTGGCGATCTACTCCACCTTTCTGCAGCGAGCCTATGACGAGATCATCCATGATGTCTGCCTCCAGAACCTCCCGGTCGTCTTTGCCATCGACAGGGCCGGGATTGTCGGTGAGGACGGAGCGACCCATCAGGGCCTGTTCGATATATCCTATCTCAGGCATATTCCGGGGCTCCTCGTCATGGCGCCGAAAGACGGACAGGAATTGAAGGCGATGCTCGAGCTCGCGGTGAAGCACAACGGGCCCTCAGCTATACGCTATCCCCGGGGAGGAGTCCCCCGCTTCGAGGCGGCGGCAGAGGGATTTTCTCTGGTGAAGGGAGCCGCCGAGATGATCATGGACGGCGCCGATGTGGCCATTGTCGCGGTAGGGAATGCGGTAGTCCCCTCGCTGCGGGCCGCCGAGCAGCTGAAGCGC
Protein-coding sequences here:
- a CDS encoding polyprenyl synthetase family protein, which translates into the protein MDLKAYLKERKALVDSFLDAYFASPLAPRALQDSIVYSLSAGGKRVRPILCLAAYEACGGAASSIVSCASALEMIHTYSLIHDDLPAMDNDDLRRGKPTNHKVFGEGMAILAGDGLLTEAFYLLSGSRMPSSQLPPAVLLAVIGEVAQAAGIQGMVGGQAQDLLSENAEPDAETLAYIHMHKTAALLAASVRIGGMMASASEPQLSGLTAYGKSIGLAFQVVDDILDIEGATEVLGKPQGSDEKKKKMTYPRLYGIEASREKARGLVNDALRSLEVFDAKADPLREIARYLLVRKS
- the dxs gene encoding 1-deoxy-D-xylulose-5-phosphate synthase — translated: MLLEKIESPLDIKSFTSEELHTLAEELRSSILERVSLNGGHLASNLGVVELTIALHYVFSSPEDKIVWDVGHQSYSHKLLTGRFTAFPTIRRHKGISGFPRIVESPHDVFGTGHSSTSISAALGIAEGRDRKGERFKVIAVIGDGALTSGLAFEGLNQAGHLRKDLIVILNDNEMSIAQNVGALSNYLSRVLTGTFYQKFKKETKAFLEGIPRIGGSVAKIAQKAEGSLKGFFLPGGLFEDLGFNYVGPIDGHDLPLLIETMQRIKSAGEPILIHVVTKKGKGYKYSEEDPCVYHGTGPFEVDTGVVNSQKPSSEARTLDSCVSFSDAFGHALTEIALGDERVIAISAAMKEGTGLGGFAERFPERFYDVGIAEPHAVTFAAGLATQGLRPVVAIYSTFLQRAYDEIIHDVCLQNLPVVFAIDRAGIVGEDGATHQGLFDISYLRHIPGLLVMAPKDGQELKAMLELAVKHNGPSAIRYPRGGVPRFEAAAEGFSLVKGAAEMIMDGADVAIVAVGNAVVPSLRAAEQLKREGISPCVVNARFIKPLDERLITILAERIGRIVTVEENLLAGGFGSAVLESLNRAGVQEAVVKRLGIDDLFVEHGSQKVLRKLYGLDEEGICRAARSLCSEPRSSAV